Proteins encoded in a region of the Salminus brasiliensis chromosome 2, fSalBra1.hap2, whole genome shotgun sequence genome:
- the LOC140550203 gene encoding LOW QUALITY PROTEIN: uncharacterized protein (The sequence of the model RefSeq protein was modified relative to this genomic sequence to represent the inferred CDS: substituted 2 bases at 2 genomic stop codons), with protein MWILVVVVVVGGGGGGGVAAAVVVIVLAVVVVIVVGVVVVVVVEGGGVVRVVEGGGGGVVEGRGVVXLVVVVVVVVILVEGGVVVVVEGGVGVGVVVEGGVVAVVVVVVVEEGVAVGVVVVVEEGVAVGVVVVGGGGGVKVVVVVVEGVXVVAVVVEGGGVKVVVVIVVEGGVGVVVEGGVVAVVVVVVEGGRGVAVGSL; from the exons ATGTGGATAT tagtagtagtagtagtagtaggaggaggaggaggaggaggagtagcagcagcagtagtagtaatagtattggcagtagtagtagtaatagtagtaggagtagtagtagtagtagtagtagaaggaggaggagtagtGCGAGtagtagaaggaggaggaggaggagtagtagAAGGACGAGGAGTAGTAtgactagtagtagtagtagtagtagtagtaatactagtagaaggaggagtagtagtagtagtagaaggagGAGTAggagtaggagtagtagtagaaggaggagtagtagcagtagtagtagtagtagtagtagaagaaggagtagcagtaggagtagtagtagtagtagaagaaggagtagcagtaggagtagtagtagtaggaggaggaggaggagtaaaagtagtagtagtagtagtagaaggagtatgagtagtagcagtagtagtagaaggaggaggagtaaaagtagtagtagttatagtagtagaaggaggagtaggagtagtagtagaaggaggagtagtagcagtagtagtagtagtagtagaaggaggaagaggagtagcagtagga TCCTTGTAG
- the nrm gene encoding nurim, whose translation MTMAWASARPVALCVSALMNFVVVFGTGADFVRFVSFRAIYHNITGGAPLCRDAVPWSVALRDSTVLRALGVDLALLALFSVQHSLLAWEPVKRACQSALGVLNRAMYCTTTAIALQVLMRYWQPVTSAPCLWSVRSAPWDIWFPLICFTVHFLCWAIICSILLIFDYPELLGVKQVYYECLGLGDPLALKSPRAQRLYAHLRHPVCVELLLVLWLLPTLTLDRCVLAVYMSLYLALAHSLDAQDCAYLSTQLHSKLQLFSAPHGGSAHVNSNSNEPKQD comes from the exons atgaccATGGCTTGGGCGAGCGCTCGGCCAGTGGCGCTGTGTGTTTCAGCTTTAATGAACTTTGTTGTCGTGTTCGGTACGGGGGCGGATTTCGTCCGTTTCGTCTCTTTTCGCGCAATTTATCACAACATTACCGGCGGGGCGCCGCTGTGCCGAG ATGCCGTGCCCTGGTCTGTTGCTCTGCGGGACAGTACAGTTTTAAGGGCTCTGGGTGTGGATCTAGCACTCTTAGCCCTTTTCAGTGTCCAGCACAGCCTGCTTGCCTGGGAGCCGGTGAAGAGAGCCTGCCAGTCTGCTTTGGGGGTCCTGAACCGGGCTATGTACTGCACTACTACAGCCATAGCACTGCAG GTGTTGATGCGTTATTGGCAGCCTGTGACCAGCGCCCCCTGCTTGTGGTCGGTGCGTAGTGCACCCTGGGATATCTGGTTCCCCCTCATCTGCTTCACAGTACACTTCCTTTGCTGGGCCATCATCTGCAGCATCCTGCTGATATTCGACTATCCAGAGCTTCTAGGAGTAAAGCag GTGTACTATGAATGTTTAGGGCTCGGGGACCCGCTCGCCCTAAAGTCTCCCCGCGCTCAGCGTCTTTACGCCCACCTGCGGCACCCGGTGTGtgtggagctgctgctggtgctcTGGCTGCTGCCCACACTGACGTTGGACAGGTGTGTCCTGGCTGTGTACATGTCCCTCTACCTtgctctcgctcactcactggATGCCCAGGACTGCGCCTACCTcagcacacagctccacagcaaGCTGCAACTCTTCTCTGCTCCACATGGGGGCAGCGCTCACGTTAACAGCAACAGCAATGAACCCAAGCAAGACTGA